From one Actinomyces sp. Marseille-P3109 genomic stretch:
- the mtrA gene encoding MtrAB system response regulator MtrA, translating to MSTRILVVDDDASLAEMIGIMLESESYTPTLCHDGAKALDAFHEVNPDLVLLDLMLPGLDGVEICRLIRSESDVPIIMLTARTDTQDVVAGLEAGADDYVTKPFKSKELLARVSTRLRRTNPGAAEHVRAGDLDIDVAGHQVKRGESVIALTPLEFELLVTLARSPWKVFTREELLSQVWGYQHPADTRLVNVHVQRLRAKIEKDPERPSIVVTVRGVGYRVGESA from the coding sequence ATGAGCACGCGCATTCTGGTCGTCGACGACGATGCATCCCTGGCCGAGATGATCGGCATCATGCTGGAGTCGGAGAGCTACACGCCCACCCTTTGTCATGACGGGGCCAAGGCCCTGGACGCCTTCCATGAGGTCAACCCCGACCTCGTCCTCCTCGACCTCATGCTCCCGGGGCTCGACGGTGTCGAGATCTGCCGGCTCATCCGCTCCGAGTCCGACGTGCCGATCATCATGCTGACCGCGCGCACCGACACCCAGGACGTCGTCGCCGGTCTCGAGGCCGGCGCGGACGACTACGTGACCAAGCCCTTCAAGTCCAAGGAGCTGCTGGCCCGCGTCTCCACCCGCCTGCGCCGCACCAACCCGGGCGCGGCCGAGCACGTGCGCGCCGGGGACCTCGACATCGATGTCGCCGGTCACCAGGTCAAGCGCGGTGAGTCGGTCATCGCCCTGACGCCTCTGGAGTTCGAGCTGCTGGTGACCCTGGCCCGTTCCCCCTGGAAGGTCTTCACCCGTGAGGAGCTCCTCAGCCAGGTGTGGGGTTATCAGCACCCGGCCGACACCCGCCTGGTCAACGTCCACGTCCAGCGCCTGCGGGCCAAGATCGAGAAGGACCCCGAGCGCCCCTCGATCGTGGTGACGGTGCGCGGTGTCGGCTACAGGGTCGGCGAATCCGCGTGA
- a CDS encoding DUF7847 domain-containing protein: MSTDPHSDNLDPSSNASGEAPAMAGGSVGGDQDGWQAPDSGTFSGASPYPSQGSPQSGYGNYQTPPVGQPGSAPGYPPPPAGGQPGYGPGGGYGPGNPGSGGYGPGYTPYPGSAGYTDYTGYSSVIAPKPAIIPLRPLSIGEILGGAFESLRANPKAMFVPSLVVMSIMGLISAGGFAFFFSRLSLPGVTTSEELTDAEIEANLDKLWSSIAGLVVQTGLTSVLTVFAASILTGLLIVTVSRTILGRKASLSDVWQRTKPRVGALIGQVIIIQIILGVATVVFIAIGVGVFWLPMSSVIANGGDDGSAGLIVLTIIGLVVATLAFMLGLFALGCKLCLAPAALILENIGVFEGISRSWALTRGYFWRVVGVRLLSTIIISVVSWAASSALNFVTQGLALMAPNAMLAVLAGSVLVSSLIQAVTMPFDSAVVALIYTDLRMRSEGLDVELRRAAGV; this comes from the coding sequence ATGAGCACCGACCCCCACTCCGACAACCTCGACCCGAGCAGCAACGCGAGCGGTGAGGCCCCCGCCATGGCGGGCGGCTCAGTCGGCGGCGACCAGGACGGATGGCAGGCCCCCGACTCCGGGACGTTCAGCGGGGCATCCCCCTACCCGTCGCAGGGATCACCGCAGTCCGGCTACGGCAACTACCAGACACCGCCGGTGGGCCAGCCGGGCTCAGCCCCTGGATACCCACCGCCACCAGCCGGTGGCCAACCGGGATACGGACCGGGTGGCGGATACGGCCCCGGTAACCCCGGATCCGGCGGTTACGGTCCCGGCTACACGCCGTACCCCGGCTCTGCCGGCTACACGGACTACACCGGCTACTCGTCGGTCATCGCCCCCAAGCCGGCGATCATCCCGCTGCGTCCGCTGTCCATCGGGGAGATCCTCGGCGGGGCCTTCGAGTCGCTGCGCGCCAATCCCAAGGCGATGTTCGTCCCCTCACTAGTGGTGATGAGCATTATGGGCCTCATCTCCGCCGGCGGTTTCGCCTTCTTCTTCTCCCGACTCAGCCTGCCGGGCGTCACCACCTCGGAAGAGCTCACTGACGCCGAGATCGAGGCCAATCTGGACAAGCTCTGGTCATCGATAGCAGGCCTGGTCGTCCAGACCGGCCTGACCAGTGTGCTGACGGTATTCGCCGCCTCGATCCTCACCGGCCTGCTCATCGTCACCGTCTCGCGCACGATCCTGGGCCGCAAGGCGTCCCTGAGCGACGTGTGGCAGCGCACCAAGCCACGTGTCGGGGCGCTCATCGGTCAGGTGATCATCATCCAGATCATCCTCGGTGTTGCGACAGTGGTCTTCATCGCGATCGGGGTCGGCGTCTTCTGGCTGCCGATGAGCAGCGTGATCGCCAACGGCGGCGATGACGGCTCCGCCGGGCTCATCGTCCTCACCATCATCGGGCTCGTCGTGGCGACGCTCGCGTTCATGCTGGGGCTCTTCGCCCTGGGCTGCAAGCTGTGCCTGGCGCCGGCGGCTCTCATCCTGGAGAACATCGGCGTCTTCGAGGGGATCTCCCGCTCCTGGGCCCTGACTCGCGGCTACTTCTGGAGAGTCGTCGGCGTTCGGCTGCTCTCGACGATCATCATCAGCGTCGTCAGCTGGGCGGCCTCCTCCGCGCTGAACTTCGTGACCCAGGGACTGGCGCTCATGGCACCCAACGCGATGCTCGCCGTCCTGGCCGGATCGGTGCTCGTCTCCAGCCTCATCCAGGCCGTCACCATGCCCTTCGACTCCGCCGTGGTCGCCCTCATCTACACCGATCTGCGGATGCGCTCCGAGGGCCTGGACGTCGAGCTGCGGCGCGCCGCCGGAGTGTGA
- a CDS encoding DUF4129 domain-containing protein, with protein MSTIGALGAEAPATPDADEARRAATKELSREIYQDHPDLWDRFWQWILDLLDTQSLVPGVPPWVSTAIVVTISAAVIALLILLTTRLTSARRVRTAPLSVFTDDRDAATLTRAADEAAERADFATAVVERFRAIIRSLDEHGVIDEYPGMTALEAAALTHQSLGEHPVVAPLYEAAHLFDAVLYGRVVSTRTQDQQMRELAEQVAQVTVPVDRQDALVGAPVTLPGAPA; from the coding sequence ATCAGCACCATCGGCGCGCTCGGCGCCGAGGCACCGGCCACGCCCGACGCCGATGAGGCTCGTCGGGCGGCCACCAAAGAGCTCTCCCGCGAGATCTACCAGGACCACCCCGATCTGTGGGACCGGTTCTGGCAATGGATCCTGGACCTCCTGGACACCCAGAGCCTGGTCCCCGGGGTCCCGCCCTGGGTGTCAACGGCGATCGTCGTCACCATCAGCGCCGCCGTCATCGCCCTGCTGATCCTCCTGACCACCCGGCTCACCTCGGCACGCCGGGTCAGGACAGCGCCGCTGTCGGTGTTCACCGACGACCGCGACGCCGCCACCCTGACCCGGGCCGCGGACGAGGCGGCCGAGCGGGCCGACTTCGCCACCGCCGTCGTCGAGCGATTCCGGGCCATCATCCGGTCCCTCGATGAGCACGGCGTCATCGACGAGTACCCGGGCATGACGGCGCTGGAGGCCGCCGCGCTCACGCACCAGTCCCTCGGCGAGCACCCGGTCGTGGCCCCGCTCTACGAGGCGGCGCACCTGTTCGACGCCGTGCTCTACGGCCGGGTGGTCTCCACCCGGACCCAGGACCAGCAGATGCGCGAGCTGGCCGAGCAGGTGGCCCAGGTCACCGTACCCGTCGACCGTCAGGACGCACTCGTCGGCGCCCCCGTGACGCTCCCGGGGGCGCCCGCATGA
- a CDS encoding DUF4350 domain-containing protein, producing the protein MSSSTRTSPPSPPQSEASTDQVTSPHWSHRWRRWRAVLVPLTLILISALVTLWTRPTTSHTPLAIDNPGASGTMALAELLRHEGISVSKVGNTSAALAASRHGATIAVVNANRLSQDERESLARSAGDVVVIGAQGGSSALDGLTDMASKGSAAPASTTLKAECADDDAQAAQALAGAQASVSLQDDDDAVGCFPVGEDRYAYATDALPSGARLRVLPDPGPATNAHLAQEGHAALSVRMLGHHDEVVWLDGSHIEAPSVWNSPSTPAWLPVLILQLLLMGGVLAVVQGRRFGGLITEDLPVVVRSTETTLARGRLYRQGSDRPRAAEALRSGAALRLGTALGLPPGTSRRDLVAAVAQASGIDPSTVDSLLYGPPPTSNRALATLAVQLDQLESEVHSQ; encoded by the coding sequence ATGAGCTCGTCGACCCGGACCTCGCCACCGTCCCCTCCCCAGTCGGAGGCCTCCACCGACCAGGTGACCAGCCCGCACTGGTCCCACCGGTGGCGCCGCTGGCGTGCGGTGCTCGTCCCCCTGACCCTCATCCTCATCTCCGCCCTGGTCACCCTGTGGACCAGGCCGACGACCTCGCATACCCCCCTGGCCATCGACAACCCCGGCGCGTCGGGAACGATGGCCCTCGCAGAGCTGCTGCGCCATGAGGGGATCTCCGTGAGCAAGGTGGGCAACACCTCCGCAGCGCTGGCGGCGAGCCGTCACGGGGCCACCATCGCCGTGGTCAACGCCAACCGCCTCAGCCAGGACGAGCGGGAGTCCCTGGCCCGCTCGGCCGGAGACGTCGTCGTCATCGGCGCCCAGGGCGGTAGCAGCGCCCTGGACGGGCTGACGGACATGGCCAGCAAGGGCTCAGCGGCCCCGGCCTCCACCACCCTGAAGGCGGAGTGCGCCGACGACGACGCCCAGGCGGCCCAGGCGCTGGCCGGCGCACAGGCCTCGGTGTCGCTGCAGGACGACGATGACGCCGTCGGCTGCTTCCCGGTCGGCGAGGACCGCTACGCCTACGCCACCGACGCCCTTCCCAGCGGTGCCAGGTTGAGGGTTCTCCCCGATCCGGGGCCCGCGACCAACGCGCACCTGGCTCAGGAGGGGCACGCCGCCCTGAGCGTGCGCATGCTGGGCCATCATGACGAGGTCGTGTGGCTGGACGGCAGCCACATCGAGGCCCCCTCCGTGTGGAACTCTCCGTCCACGCCCGCCTGGCTGCCGGTCCTCATCCTTCAGCTCCTCCTCATGGGAGGCGTCCTGGCCGTGGTCCAGGGGCGTCGCTTCGGAGGGCTCATCACCGAGGACCTGCCCGTCGTCGTGCGCTCCACCGAGACCACACTGGCGCGAGGCCGTCTCTACCGACAGGGCTCGGACCGCCCTCGTGCGGCCGAGGCGCTGCGCTCAGGCGCCGCGCTGCGCCTGGGCACCGCCCTGGGGCTGCCCCCCGGGACGTCGCGCCGCGACCTGGTGGCGGCTGTGGCCCAGGCCTCCGGAATCGATCCGTCCACGGTGGACTCTCTCCTCTACGGTCCGCCACCGACCAGCAACAGGGCCCTGGCGACCCTGGCAGTTCAGCTTGACCAACTCGAGAGCGAGGTTCACTCCCAATGA
- a CDS encoding AAA family ATPase: protein MSTDSTDSTSNLGGTSRVGGDARPSPAPQGPGAPSAHQSAGADPRRRLVAVRSEVGKAVVGQDAAVTGLVIAMLAGGHVLLEGVPGVAKTLLVRCLATALDVETKRIQFTPDLMPGDVTGSLIYDSRSAQFSFRAGPVFTNLLLADEINRTPPKTQSALLEAMEERQVSVDGEPRALPDPFMVIATQNPVEYEGTYPLPEAQLDRFLLKLVLPLPERAQEIEVLSRHASGFDPRNLLSVGLQAVASAEDLALARTQVSTVGATPEVLAYAVDLVRATRSMPSVALGVSPRGATALLAASRAWAWLAGRSFVTPDDIKALALPTLRHRIQLRAEAEMEGVTPQSVVESVLRTVPVPR from the coding sequence ATGAGCACGGACAGCACCGACTCCACCAGCAACCTGGGCGGCACAAGCCGCGTAGGCGGCGACGCCCGGCCTTCTCCGGCCCCCCAGGGCCCGGGAGCCCCGAGCGCCCACCAGAGCGCCGGGGCCGACCCGCGCAGGCGGCTCGTGGCCGTGCGCAGCGAGGTGGGCAAGGCCGTCGTCGGCCAGGACGCCGCGGTGACAGGCCTGGTCATCGCCATGCTCGCGGGCGGGCACGTCCTGCTCGAGGGGGTTCCCGGGGTCGCCAAGACCCTCCTGGTGCGCTGCCTGGCGACCGCGCTGGACGTGGAGACCAAGCGCATCCAGTTCACCCCCGACCTCATGCCCGGCGACGTCACCGGCTCCCTCATCTACGACTCCCGCAGCGCCCAGTTCTCCTTCAGGGCCGGGCCGGTCTTCACCAACCTCCTCCTGGCCGACGAGATCAACCGCACCCCGCCCAAGACGCAGTCGGCGCTGCTGGAGGCCATGGAGGAGCGCCAGGTCTCCGTTGACGGCGAGCCCCGGGCCCTGCCGGATCCCTTCATGGTGATCGCCACCCAGAACCCGGTGGAGTACGAGGGGACCTACCCGCTGCCCGAGGCCCAGCTGGACCGGTTCCTGCTCAAGCTGGTGCTGCCTCTTCCCGAACGGGCCCAGGAGATCGAGGTCCTCTCCCGCCACGCCTCGGGCTTCGACCCACGCAACCTGCTCTCGGTCGGGCTGCAGGCGGTGGCCAGCGCCGAGGACCTGGCGCTGGCCCGTACCCAGGTGAGCACCGTGGGGGCCACCCCCGAGGTGCTGGCCTACGCGGTCGACCTCGTGCGCGCCACCCGCTCGATGCCGTCGGTGGCCCTGGGGGTCTCTCCGCGTGGCGCCACCGCGCTCCTGGCGGCGTCGCGGGCCTGGGCGTGGCTGGCGGGCCGATCCTTCGTCACCCCCGATGACATCAAGGCACTGGCCCTGCCGACCCTGCGTCACCGCATCCAGCTGCGCGCCGAGGCCGAGATGGAGGGCGTCACCCCCCAGTCGGTCGTCGAGTCCGTCCTGAGGACCGTCCCGGTTCCGCGCTGA
- a CDS encoding DUF58 domain-containing protein: MFLTMRAVWALLPGIVLVLLVPRPATALGWAGVVLLLVVIDVVYAPSPRLLRASRAVAHGVRLGESVTSTLTVTNTGRRTMRVLLRDAWPPSAGATHERGEMHIPAGQRRRHSTVLTPLRRGDREAGALTVRVVGPLGIAGRQASLRVPAVVRVLPAFRSRRHLHSRLARLREMDGRSAVMVRGEGTEFDSLREYVVGDDVRSIDWRSTARRGEVLVRTWRPERDRRVLIVIDSGRLSAARLGDAPRLDAQIEATLLLAALASRAGDRVDVMALDDAVRAQVRGTSGPVLMNALADHLATVEPRLTELDWTMLASRVRTALSQRALVVVISALDGSGGDAVMIRTLTTLARDHTVVLASALDPELEELRAARDDADSVYVAASAEKDLVELEAVRRRLHRGGVEVVEAPDQGLAPALADCYLDLKAAGRL, from the coding sequence ATGTTCCTGACGATGCGCGCCGTGTGGGCGCTGCTTCCGGGGATCGTCCTGGTCCTCCTCGTCCCCCGCCCGGCGACCGCGCTGGGCTGGGCCGGCGTCGTGCTGCTCCTGGTCGTGATCGACGTCGTCTACGCGCCCTCGCCCCGTCTGCTGCGGGCCTCGCGCGCCGTGGCGCACGGCGTGCGGCTGGGCGAATCCGTCACCTCGACGCTGACAGTCACCAACACCGGCCGGCGCACGATGCGGGTCCTGCTGCGCGACGCCTGGCCGCCCAGCGCGGGGGCGACCCACGAGCGCGGCGAGATGCACATCCCCGCGGGGCAGCGGCGTCGGCACTCCACTGTGCTGACCCCCCTGCGCCGAGGGGACCGTGAGGCGGGGGCGTTGACCGTCCGGGTCGTCGGCCCCCTGGGGATCGCGGGGCGTCAGGCCTCCCTGAGGGTGCCGGCGGTCGTCAGGGTGCTGCCGGCCTTCCGGTCACGGCGTCACCTGCACTCGCGCCTGGCCCGCCTGCGGGAGATGGACGGGCGCAGCGCGGTTATGGTGCGCGGCGAGGGAACCGAGTTCGACTCCCTGCGCGAGTACGTCGTCGGCGACGACGTGCGCTCCATCGACTGGCGCTCCACCGCCCGCCGCGGCGAGGTCCTGGTGCGCACCTGGCGTCCCGAACGCGACCGGCGTGTCCTCATCGTCATCGACTCTGGCCGGCTATCGGCAGCCCGTCTGGGGGACGCGCCCCGGCTCGACGCCCAGATCGAGGCGACCCTGCTGCTGGCCGCCCTGGCCTCCCGCGCCGGCGACCGGGTCGACGTCATGGCACTGGACGACGCCGTCCGCGCCCAGGTGCGGGGCACTTCCGGGCCGGTGCTCATGAACGCGCTGGCCGACCACCTGGCCACCGTCGAGCCCCGCCTGACCGAGCTGGACTGGACGATGCTGGCCTCCCGGGTGCGCACGGCGCTCTCGCAACGAGCCCTGGTCGTCGTCATCTCCGCCCTCGACGGCAGCGGCGGGGACGCGGTGATGATCCGCACCCTGACGACGCTGGCCCGCGACCACACGGTCGTCCTCGCCTCGGCTCTGGACCCGGAGCTTGAGGAGCTGCGGGCCGCGCGAGACGACGCCGACTCCGTCTACGTGGCGGCGTCGGCCGAGAAGGACCTGGTGGAGCTGGAGGCGGTCCGTCGCCGCCTGCACCGCGGCGGGGTGGAGGTCGTCGAGGCGCCCGACCAGGGACTCGCCCCGGCGCTGGCCGACTGCTACCTGGACCTCAAGGCGGCGGGGCGACTGTGA
- a CDS encoding stage II sporulation protein M, whose amino-acid sequence MDLDAFAVAHRDQWERLDALVARRHLSGAETDELVALYRTCARHLSRVRSAAPDPQLIAELSSRVATARGRLTGTREVRTHAVRRFVLQVVPAALYRIRWWTCGVMVVEIALAVAVGAWTLHSPEAMASLGTPGELDKYAHESFESYYSTYSARDFAAQVWTNNARIAAICVASGITGLLPLYLLYQNAVALGQTGAVMTDHDMLGVFLSLISPHGLLELTCVFIAGAAGLKLFWTMLVPGPRSRSIALAAEGRALITVTVGLTVALAVAGFIEAFVTPAPIPWPVKIAIGAGALALLWAYTLILGRSAVIGGVTGDLEEDEAGYIRPEVG is encoded by the coding sequence GTGGATCTTGATGCCTTCGCTGTTGCGCACCGTGATCAGTGGGAACGTCTTGACGCGCTCGTGGCGCGTCGCCACCTCAGTGGTGCTGAGACCGATGAGCTCGTGGCCCTCTACCGCACCTGCGCCCGCCACCTGTCCCGGGTGCGTTCGGCGGCACCGGATCCACAGCTCATCGCCGAGCTGTCCTCCCGGGTGGCGACTGCCCGCGGCCGTCTGACTGGGACGCGGGAGGTGCGCACTCACGCGGTTCGCCGGTTCGTGCTCCAGGTCGTGCCGGCCGCCCTCTACCGGATCCGTTGGTGGACCTGCGGGGTCATGGTCGTCGAGATCGCCCTGGCCGTGGCGGTTGGTGCGTGGACCCTGCACAGCCCCGAGGCCATGGCCTCCCTGGGGACCCCCGGGGAGCTGGACAAGTACGCCCACGAGTCCTTCGAGTCCTACTACTCCACCTACTCCGCCCGGGACTTCGCCGCCCAGGTGTGGACCAACAACGCCCGGATCGCGGCGATCTGCGTGGCCAGCGGGATCACGGGGCTCCTGCCGCTCTACTTGCTGTACCAGAACGCCGTCGCCCTGGGGCAGACCGGGGCGGTCATGACCGACCACGACATGCTCGGCGTGTTCCTGTCGCTCATCTCCCCTCATGGGCTGCTGGAGCTGACCTGCGTCTTCATCGCGGGCGCTGCGGGGCTCAAGCTGTTCTGGACCATGCTGGTTCCCGGCCCCCGCAGCCGCTCCATCGCCCTGGCCGCGGAGGGGCGAGCCCTCATCACGGTGACCGTGGGCCTGACCGTGGCCCTGGCCGTCGCCGGCTTCATCGAGGCCTTCGTGACTCCGGCACCCATTCCCTGGCCGGTCAAGATCGCCATCGGCGCCGGAGCGCTGGCGCTGCTGTGGGCCTACACACTGATCCTGGGACGCTCCGCCGTTATCGGCGGGGTCACCGGTGACCTCGAGGAGGATGAGGCCGGCTACATCCGGCCCGAGGTCGGCTGA
- a CDS encoding RDD family protein, with protein MVTESSTSSERMIERELMVTGEAVALEVVPATVVNRITSGIIDYAAYLLGGALSMFGVVVLATADGPGLGENLAFVRAIIALVALAWMVVIPLLVELLSGGRSLGRMVTGTRVVRDDGGTVRLRHCLVRTLLAVVEIWLTWAMPAVCISIVSKRGKRLGDLLAGTYVVRDRHRSATPPPLLMPPELAQWAAGTDLRGLPGELSLTARTFLQRASSLTPASRSRLGLGLASHVQGYVSPPPPPGTHPERFLAAVLTERRNRELVLETRDRRLEEEVRNDMARPPYGIGRETRRH; from the coding sequence ATGGTGACCGAGTCGTCCACATCCTCCGAGCGGATGATCGAGCGCGAGCTCATGGTCACCGGTGAGGCCGTCGCCCTGGAGGTCGTCCCCGCAACGGTTGTCAATCGCATCACCTCGGGGATCATCGACTACGCCGCCTACCTCCTGGGCGGGGCCCTGTCCATGTTCGGGGTGGTGGTCCTGGCGACCGCTGACGGGCCAGGACTAGGCGAGAACCTCGCTTTCGTCAGGGCGATAATCGCCCTGGTCGCCCTGGCCTGGATGGTCGTCATCCCCCTTCTCGTTGAGCTCCTCAGTGGGGGCCGGAGCCTGGGGCGCATGGTGACCGGGACCCGGGTGGTTCGCGACGACGGCGGTACCGTCAGGTTGCGTCACTGCCTGGTGCGGACCCTGCTCGCCGTGGTCGAGATCTGGCTGACCTGGGCCATGCCGGCTGTGTGCATCAGCATCGTCTCCAAGCGGGGAAAGCGGCTCGGGGACCTGCTGGCGGGCACCTACGTGGTTCGCGACCGTCACCGTTCCGCCACGCCCCCTCCCCTGCTCATGCCGCCGGAGCTGGCCCAGTGGGCGGCGGGCACTGACCTGCGCGGTCTGCCCGGAGAGCTGAGCCTGACGGCGCGGACCTTCCTGCAACGGGCCTCCTCCCTGACTCCCGCCTCCCGTTCCCGTCTGGGGCTCGGGCTGGCGTCCCATGTCCAGGGATACGTCTCTCCTCCGCCGCCCCCGGGCACGCACCCCGAACGGTTCCTCGCCGCGGTGCTCACCGAGCGACGCAATCGTGAGCTGGTGCTGGAGACCCGGGACCGACGCCTGGAGGAGGAGGTGCGCAACGACATGGCGCGCCCGCCCTACGGGATCGGCAGGGAGACACGACGGCACTGA
- a CDS encoding Trm112 family protein: MSPRADDSRSESGAPVLTGALRAALRCPLSGEELMNGVDDSGRLALISQTVGLAYPVRDGVPILLVHEALRTSVTASEPQS; the protein is encoded by the coding sequence ATGAGCCCGCGTGCGGACGACTCCCGCTCCGAGTCGGGGGCACCGGTCCTGACCGGAGCGCTCCGGGCCGCTCTGCGCTGCCCTCTGAGCGGGGAGGAGCTCATGAACGGCGTCGACGACTCCGGCCGCCTCGCCCTCATCTCCCAGACCGTCGGTCTGGCCTACCCGGTGCGCGACGGTGTCCCGATCCTCCTGGTCCATGAGGCGCTGCGCACGTCTGTGACGGCTTCCGAGCCCCAGTCCTGA
- a CDS encoding DUF3499 domain-containing protein: protein MATLTSVYADSTIVLGPLATEAQPEAYDLCEKHVSSFTAPRGWQIIRLATEFEPAPPSEDDLLALADAVREASRAPRPVSSPAEHRPRLGATAPLPPPPEVAEDEILRRGHLRVLRGQKDDA, encoded by the coding sequence GTGGCCACCCTGACTTCCGTCTACGCGGACTCCACCATCGTGCTGGGGCCGCTGGCCACCGAGGCCCAGCCCGAGGCCTACGACCTGTGCGAGAAGCACGTCTCCTCCTTCACCGCCCCCCGTGGCTGGCAGATCATCCGCCTGGCCACCGAGTTCGAGCCGGCGCCCCCCAGTGAGGACGACCTCCTGGCCCTGGCCGACGCCGTCCGCGAGGCCTCCCGCGCCCCGCGCCCCGTCTCCTCACCGGCCGAGCACCGCCCCCGACTCGGAGCGACCGCCCCGCTGCCGCCCCCGCCGGAGGTCGCCGAGGACGAGATCCTGCGGCGCGGCCATCTGCGGGTACTGCGCGGACAGAAGGACGACGCATGA
- a CDS encoding metallopeptidase family protein, translating to MTDLFPFSPGPIPPRSAAEAARRRARRRDRHGRGLRGPLLPPNLPAWRTRAERLDELVVDSAQDLARRWPTVNQIQFAVEEVPPSDPAPWERSVVLGRGFAAEPRAGLPARVVIYRRPVASRATDEADLADLVRRVVVEQVALMLGRRPEEIDPDSRL from the coding sequence GTGACCGACCTGTTCCCCTTCTCGCCCGGACCGATTCCGCCGCGATCCGCCGCTGAGGCCGCGCGGCGTCGGGCCAGGCGTCGTGATCGTCACGGTCGGGGGCTGCGCGGTCCGCTCCTGCCGCCGAACCTACCGGCCTGGCGCACCCGGGCCGAGCGCTTAGACGAGCTCGTCGTGGACTCGGCCCAGGATCTGGCCAGGCGCTGGCCGACCGTGAACCAGATCCAGTTCGCCGTCGAGGAGGTGCCCCCCTCGGATCCGGCGCCGTGGGAGCGCTCAGTGGTGCTGGGGCGTGGCTTCGCCGCGGAGCCGCGCGCGGGACTGCCGGCGCGGGTCGTCATCTACCGGCGCCCGGTGGCCTCACGGGCCACGGACGAGGCGGACCTGGCCGACCTGGTGCGCCGGGTCGTCGTCGAGCAGGTGGCCCTCATGCTGGGGCGCCGGCCCGAGGAGATTGATCCCGACTCGAGGCTGTGA